The Cyanobacteriota bacterium genome contains the following window.
TGCTCCCCGTAACATCCTGTTGTAGGGAATACGCAGGTGTTACTAGGAGCACTGCTGGCGATAATCATTACCCTAAGGAGAGTACCCTATGGATTTTAGTTCACTAGACTTAACGCTGGAACAACAGTTTGAATTGCGCAAGGTTCAGGACTCTATCAAAGAGGCCGATCGTGAGCAAGTTGTA
Protein-coding sequences here:
- a CDS encoding NblA/ycf18 family protein, with amino-acid sequence MDFSSLDLTLEQQFELRKVQDSIKEADREQVVELLLSASQLLMLKDNVIKDLIRQVTG